In Spirochaetaceae bacterium, the genomic window CGCGCCGGCGGCGGAACCCGCGCCCCGCGAGACCGGCGAACCTGCCGCGGCGGCCCGTTCGCGAACCGGGCGATCGGCGGCCACGGCGCCGTGCCCCGGGCCGACGCCGAACAGCGCGAACGCATCCAGCAGGCCGGGACCGTAGCGGTGGTCCCGGCCCGGGGGGCCCAGGTCGATTGCCGAAGCGGCCAGCCGCGCGCGCGCGACGCTCAACGTGAGCGAACGGTGGTAGCCGGCGAGCAGTGCCAGCACGCCGCTGACGTGCGCGGTGGCGATGGAGGTCCCCTGGTCCGGGCGGACGATCCAGCGCGATCCACCGGCGCCCGGCCCGACGCCGAGGACCGGGATCTCGCCGGAGCCGTCGCCGCCGGGAGCGACGATGTCGATTTCCGGACCGGCGTTGGAGGTGGCGGCAAGAGCGCCGTGCGCGGCCACCGACCCCACCGCCAGGGTGTGGCGGGAGCTGGCGGGAAAACCCACGGCGGCGCGCTGATTGCCGGCGGCGGCCACCACCACGGACCCGGCCTCGGTGACCGCGCGCAGCGCCGCCTCCAGAACCTCGTCGGGCGGTCCCGGCGCCGCCAGGCTGAGGTTGATGATCCTGGCCGGCGTGCGCGGCAGTCTCCCGGAGTCGTTGCCGAGTCCCGCCGCGTAGCGCAGTCCCTGCGCGACGTCGTAGGTGGTGGCGCCGCCTCGCCCCGCGACGCGTACCGGCATGATCGTGATCGGCGAACGCCCCGGCGGCCACGACACGCCGGCCACGCCGATGCCGTTGCCGGTACCGGCGGCGATCACGCCGGCGATCGCCGTCCCGTGCCACGATCCGTCGGTTCCCGGATCGATGGCGTCGGGATCGATGCCGTCGCCGTCGGCGGCGGATGAGCGGGCACTGACGAAGTCGTAGCCGGCCGCCGCGTCGAGGTTGTCGGCCAGGTCGGGATGCCGCGTGTAACCGGTGTCGAGTACCGCCACCACCACCGGCTCGGGCGCGCTCAGCACGTCTTCCGCCAGCGCCTGCCACAGCTCCGGAAGCCGGATATGGCGCAACGGCCATTGCCCGGCGGCCATCCCCGCGCCGCACCGGGCCCGGTCCGCGCCGGCGGCGAAGCACGGGTCGTCCGGTGCCGGCGGCGTTCCCGGCAGCGCGTCTACCCGTGCCTCCACGGACGCCGCCGCCGTCGAAGTGACGACGCCGGAGGTGGTCACCCGGACCGTCAGCCGGTGCCGTCCCGGGGCGAGCGGACTGGGCGGGCGGAAGGAACGCGCCGCGGGGTGCAGCGACCGATGGTGCTCGCCACCGTCGAGGGACACTTCCACCTCGGCCACCGGGAGCGCGGCGTCGACGGTCCACACCCACAGCGGTGGATTGGCGAACTCC contains:
- a CDS encoding S8 family serine peptidase, whose product is MTGALRRGAAGSRIALALAAVAGALASCAGPVTVGTAPPPPPVLTVSVHRSALLREFANPPLWVWTVDAALPVAEVEVSLDGGEHHRSLHPAARSFRPPSPLAPGRHRLTVRVTTSGVVTSTAAASVEARVDALPGTPPAPDDPCFAAGADRARCGAGMAAGQWPLRHIRLPELWQALAEDVLSAPEPVVVAVLDTGYTRHPDLADNLDAAAGYDFVSARSSAADGDGIDPDAIDPGTDGSWHGTAIAGVIAAGTGNGIGVAGVSWPPGRSPITIMPVRVAGRGGATTYDVAQGLRYAAGLGNDSGRLPRTPARIINLSLAAPGPPDEVLEAALRAVTEAGSVVVAAAGNQRAAVGFPASSRHTLAVGSVAAHGALAATSNAGPEIDIVAPGGDGSGEIPVLGVGPGAGGSRWIVRPDQGTSIATAHVSGVLALLAGYHRSLTLSVARARLAASAIDLGPPGRDHRYGPGLLDAFALFGVGPGHGAVAADRPVRERAAAAGSPVSRGAGSAAGAPVSTDPDTLIVRYRNSRMNAADRATAGDLLRVRHALAAAGAGTGGYALVRLRAGQDRVRATAQLEADPAVASVHANRIYLPAARRAE